A region of Deinococcus aestuarii DNA encodes the following proteins:
- a CDS encoding AbrB/MazE/SpoVT family DNA-binding domain-containing protein: MRKRLTTVGKSRAVILPKELLELYRFEDEVEIEPTEGGLILRPARKGMTFEDARAKLFREKRDLLQRLSDA, from the coding sequence ATGCGCAAGCGCCTCACCACCGTCGGTAAGTCACGGGCCGTCATCCTGCCCAAGGAGCTGTTGGAGCTGTACCGCTTCGAGGACGAGGTGGAGATTGAGCCCACCGAGGGCGGCCTGATCCTGCGCCCCGCCCGCAAGGGGATGACCTTTGAGGACGCCAGAGCCAAGCTGTTCCGTGAGAAGCGCGACCTGCTCCAGCGACTCAGCGACGCGTGA
- a CDS encoding type II toxin-antitoxin system death-on-curing family toxin: MIVYLTPGQVVELHDEAIAAFGGAGGVRDAGVLASALAQPAMEAFGVELYPSLVEKAAALLFFLARGHAFVDGNKRTAYAATYVFLLLNGAELSGPDDAVFELVLRTARGELLDPRAVAEELRPLLTLV, from the coding sequence GTGATCGTTTACCTGACCCCCGGTCAGGTGGTGGAACTGCACGACGAGGCCATTGCCGCCTTCGGGGGAGCAGGCGGCGTTCGGGACGCGGGTGTACTGGCTTCGGCCCTCGCCCAGCCCGCGATGGAGGCGTTCGGAGTGGAGCTTTACCCGTCGCTGGTGGAGAAGGCCGCCGCTCTCCTGTTCTTCCTGGCGCGGGGGCACGCCTTCGTGGACGGCAACAAGCGGACGGCCTACGCGGCCACCTACGTCTTCTTGCTGCTGAACGGCGCGGAGCTGAGCGGCCCGGATGACGCCGTGTTCGAGCTGGTGCTGAGAACGGCGCGGGGAGAGCTGCTTGACCCTCGCGCCGTCGCGGAGGAGTTACGGCCCCTGCTCACGTTGGTGTGA